The following are encoded together in the Glycine max cultivar Williams 82 chromosome 8, Glycine_max_v4.0, whole genome shotgun sequence genome:
- the LOC102661155 gene encoding ethylene-responsive transcription factor CRF3, which translates to MASSQRQSATKQGSPSSQKGNEKATSFGECSWKTLRITYTDPDATDSSSDEENDKVSNGGPKRRFIDITNPNWKDPNCKLSIRKGKRICSSKYLGVRRRPWGKYAAEIRDPRQKNCRKRLWLGSYDTEIEAAMTFNVKRQEFEREMALERGDNASVHSEGTAKED; encoded by the coding sequence ATGGCAAGCTCACAAAGACAATCTGCGACAAAACAAGGATCGCCGTCGTCTCAGAAGGGAAATGAAAAGGCAACATCATTTGGTGAGTGCTCTTGGAAGACACTCCGAATAACATATACCGACCCAGATGCTACAGATTCTTCTAGTGAcgaagaaaatgacaaagtaTCAAATGGTGGTCCCAAAAGACGATTCATAGACATAACGAATCCAAATTGGAAGGATCCAAACTGCAAACTTTCCATCAGAAAAGGAAAACGCATATGTTCCAGCAAGTATCTAGGTGTTAGACGTCGACCATGGGGGAAATATGCAGCAGAGATTCGTGACCCGCGTCAAAAGAATTGTCGTAAGCGCTTGTGGCTTGGTTCATATGATACTGAGATAGAGGCTGCAATGACTTTTAATGTAAAAAGGCAAGAGTTTGAGAGAGAAATGGCTCTAGAAAGAGGAGATAATGCATCAGTGCATTCGGAGGGTACTGCCAAAGAAGATTAA
- the LOC100819382 gene encoding lysM domain-containing GPI-anchored protein 3: protein MRNYMQFLNPQILCFLFFSALLLCLVETKSTIEPCNSSNSCPSLLSYLLPWDSKLSEIATRFNVNFFDILASNSLFPITPSSAHQILSAKSQVKIPISCSCVDGIRRSMSTIYTVHAADTLASISEGYGGLVSAEQIKIVNAINATNPLTYRGTLVIPLPCTCFDNVNNGGNAIYMSYVVQRRESLGSIATKFGTTVSDLETVNGFGEATVDPGDILSIPIAACSSATLNWYDESMIVPNGSYTLTATNCIKCTCEPTDITLQCVPSGLDVPCYNLRCKGSNLIIGDQCVDLSQTACNVSQCVYRGHRGGKILSSMKKSSYLECPDSLCHSGPSCWPSSSPYPEDPFGMSPKPSPSLPLPVSKAALRTLASSGRLGPFLFNVLQLFLLKFIIYFLI from the exons ATGAGAAACTATATGCAGTTTCTTAATCCTCAGATCTTGTGCTTCCTATTTTTCAGTGCTCTATTATTATGTCTAGTTGAAACAAAGTCCACCATTGAACCATGCAATTCCTCAAACTCGTGCCCCTCTCTTCTCTCTTATCTCTTGCCATGGGACTCCAAGCTCTCCGAAATCGCCACTCGCTTCAATGTAAACTTTTTTGATATCTTGGCCTCAAACTCTCTCTTCCCCATAACACCATCAAGTGCACACCAAATCCTTAGTGCCAAATCACAAGTGAAAATACCAATCTCATGTTCTTGTGTGGATGGCATCCGAAGGTCCATGTCAACCATTTACACTGTTCATGCAGCTGATACACTTGCTTCCATATCAGAAGGCTATGGTGGATTGGTTAGTGCTGAACAAATCAAGATTGTGAACGCCATCAATGCCACCAACCCTTTGACATATAGAGGCACCCTTGTTATTCCACTGCCATGCACGTGTTTTGACAATGTGAATAATGGGGGAAATGCTATTTATATGTCATATGTGGTGCAGAGAAGGGAGAGCCTGGGGAGCATAGCAACCAAGTTTGGTACAACTGTTTCGGACTTGGAAACTGTAAATGGCTTTGGGGAAGCTACGGTAGATCCAGGAGACATTCTATCTATTCCCATTGCAG CATGTTCATCAGCAACCTTGAATTGGTACGATGAGAGTATGATAGTCCCAAATGGCTCATATACATTAACTGCCACCAACTGCATCAAATGCACTTGTGAACCAACGGATATCAC GTTGCAATGTGTTCCTTCTGGACTAGACGTCCCCTGCTATAATTTACGTTGCAAAGGATCCAATCTTATTATTGGTGATCAATGTGTGGATCTTTCACAAACAGCTTGCAATGTGAGCCAATGTGTTTACCGTGGCCATAGGGGTGGCAAAATTCTGAGTAG TATGAAGAAATCTTCTTACCTCGAGTGCCCGG ATAGTTTGTGTCATAGCGGACCATCATGTTGGCCTTCCTCATCACCATATCCTGAAGACCCATTTGGTATGTCTCCAAAGCCATCCCCCTCCTTGCCACTACCAGTTTCTAAGGCTGCTCTGAGGACTCTTGCCTCCAGTGGAAGGCTTGGTCCATTTTTATTCAATGTGCTGCAATTATTcttgttaaaatttatcatttattttcttatttga